A genomic region of Carassius carassius chromosome 13, fCarCar2.1, whole genome shotgun sequence contains the following coding sequences:
- the LOC132155838 gene encoding protein Aster-B-like isoform X9, which produces MVEKGSEQSDTSKSPSTPEQLVTRTLSGQSTRSGGKNSKCDRLNLIKKSQSWYNVLSPTYKQRNEDFRKLFKQLPDTERLIVDYSCALQRDILLQGRLYLSENWICFYSNIFRWETLLTVRLKDICSMTKEKTARLIPNAVQVSTDTEKHFFTSFGARDRTYMMMFRLWQNALLDKPLCPKELWHFVHQCYGNELGLTSDDEDYVPPDDDFNTMGYCEEIPAEENEVSNDNSSKSSSENKPDNSSPPSHKRSITHSTITSTTPPSSTDTPLSFDIAAEEYTDCLPDGDLLALPLLAEERNSEPASPLDPVPPLALDFNDNEDIPTDLSDSSETDDEGDEVQAFHEDLNGRQYINEVYKFSVDKLYTILFTESQFMTDFMEQRRFTDVVYHPWRKEVAGNQTRAIMYTISLTNPLAPKTATVTETQTLYKASQESECYIIDAEVITHDVPYHDYFYTLNRYMLTRVAKNKCRLRVSTELRFRKQPWGLVKGFIEKNFWSGLDENFKSLELELAKMKDALMESHRLSPKAKAVKNSILRRRKKNPAHMRTAHLDETLSPVTTPTDEEVIHRIKHVAGSTQTRHFPEHTPGGRIFCNLSKPLLIISFVLVLLVFLNVMLFYKLWMLEYSAQSLSSWQGLRLHERYNTCYNFFTPTTILSQDPPTNIKTHPQCSKLPSTQMEWAQLLESQQRYHDAELQKWKEIIKSSVLLLDQMKDSLLSLQKSVGLRDYNSDSDEKRSRYH; this is translated from the exons AAAAGCCAGAGCTGGTACAAC gtCCTCAGTCCCACGTACAAGCAGCGTAATGAAGACTTCAGGAAGCTCTTCAAGCAGTTGCCGGACACAGAGCGTCTCATTGTGG ACTACTCGTGCGCTCTCCAGCGGGACATTCTCCTGCAGGGCCGCCTCTATCTCTCCGAAAACTGGATCTGTTTTTACAGCAACATCTTTCGCTGGGAGACACTG CTTACAGTTCGGCTGAAAGACATCTGCTCCATGACGAAAGAGAAAACCGCACGTCTGATTCCCAATGCTGTACAGGTGTCCACAGACACTGAGAAG CACTTTTTCACATCGTTTGGTGCGAGAGACAGGACTTACATGATGATGTTCAGACTTTGGCAGAATGCACTGCTGGACAAG CCTCTCTGTCCTAAAGAGCTCTGGCACTTTGTACATCAGTGCTATGGAAATGAGCTGGGTCTCACTAGTGACGATGAAGACTATGTGCCGCCTGATGATGATTTCAACACCATGGG ATACTGCGAGGAGATCCCGGCAGAGGAGAACGAGGTCAGTAATGATAACTCATCCAAGAGCAGCAGTGAGAACAAGCCAGACAACAGTTCTCCTCCGTCACACAAGAGATCCATCACACACTCCACCATCACCTCCACCACTCCTCCCAGCAGCACAGATACACCATTGTCT TTTGATATTGCAGCGGAGGAGTACACAGACTGCCTTCCTGATGGAGATCTGCTGGCGCTCCCTTTGCTGGCCGAGGAGAGGAACAGCGAGCCGGCCAGTCCTCTGGATCCTGTGCCACCACTGGCTCTTGACTTCAACGACAATGAGGATATACCCACTGATCTCAGTGATTCCTCAGAGACAGATGATGAAG GTGATGAGGTACAAGCTTTCCACGAGGATCTGAACGGCCGCCAGTACATTAATGAGGTGTATAAATTCAGTGTTGATAAACTGTACACCATTCTCTTCACTGAGTCCCAGTTCATGACAGACTTTATGGAGCAGAGGAGATTCACAG ATGTGGTGTATCATCCTTGGAGGAAGGAAGTTGCTGGAAATCAGACCAGGGCCATCATGTACACAATTTCCCTGACCAACCCGCTGGCTCCTAAAACAGCTACAGTTACTGAGACTCAG ACTCTGTATAAGGCCAGCCAGGAGAGTGAGTGCTACATCATCGATGCTGAAGTCATCACTCATGACGTGCCGTACCATGACTACTTCTACACCCTAAACCGTTACATGCTCACGCGTGTGGCCAAGAACAAGTGTCGGCTGAG GGTTTCTACAGAGTTGAGGTTCAGGAAACAGCCTTGGGGGCTGGTGAAGGGCTTCATTGAGAAGAACTTCTGGAGTGGGCTTGATGAGAACTTCAAAAGCCTCG AACTGGAGTTAGCAAAGATGAAGGACGCTCTAATGGAAAGCCACAGACTGTCTCCCAAAGCTAAAGCAGTGAAGAACTCCATCCTAAGACGGAGAAAAAAAAACCCCGCCCACATGCGCACAGCCCATCTAGATGAGACCCTCAGTCCTGTTACCACACCAACAGACGAGGAGGTCATCCACCGCATTAAACACGTGGCAG GTTCCACTCAGACGAGACACTTTCCTGAGCACACACCAGGGGGCAGGATTTTCTGCAACCTCTCTAAACCACTCCTCATCATCAGCTTTGT TCTGGTGCTACTAGTGTTTTTGAATGTGATGCTGTTCTATAAACTCTGGATGCTGGAGTATTCTGCACAAAGCCTCTCCAGCTGGCAGGGCTTACGCCTACATGAAAGGTACAACACGTGCTACAACTTCTTCACACCTACAACAATACTGAGCCAAGACCCACCCACCAACATCAAGACCCATCCACAATG CAGTAAACTGCCATCTACACAGATGGAATGGGCACAGCTCCTGGAGTCCCAGCAGCGCTACCACGACGCGGAGCTACAGAAATGGAAAGAGATTATCAAATCTTCTGTACTGTTATTGGATCAG ATGAAGGACTCCTTACTGAGCCTACAGAAAAGTGTGGGTCTGCGAGATTACAACTCAGACTCCGACGAGAAGAGAAGTAGATATCACTAA